Below is a genomic region from Sphingomonas sp. SORGH_AS_0950.
GCGCGAAGTCCGAGTAAAACGTGCCGTCGAGCACCGGATCCGTCGCGGTGCGCACCAGATGCGTCCACAGCGCGACCCGATCGTCCCCGATCGTCCGCCAAGCGACGTTGAGCTTGTTGTGCCAGCTATTGAGATCCGAAATGTCGCTCGTCTCGAACGGCCGCCCATCGACGCGGTACATGCGCATGAGCGAGCCGTCTTCGAGCGCCACGACCGTATCGTCGACATGCCGCGTATAGGGGATGAACTTGATGTCATCTTCTTCGCGCCGGGCGATCTTCTTATGCTTGAGCTTGAACTCAGTCATTGCCGAACTGCTTCCGCCGCACGCCCTTGGCGAGACGGACGGGAGAATAGCTCCCGCCGCCCCAGAATTTGCGGTTTTTCGAGATGAAGCCGGTCTTGAACCACAAGCCCCAAAGCCGAAAGGCATTGAAGTCGTAGTGACAGATCATCCGCGCCGGAAAGTAGAGCGCGCCGAACAAGGCCAGCGGGTAGAAGGGATTGTGAAAAACTCCCCAGGTCACCATGCAGACCATGATGATTGGCAGGATCGCCTCGAGCGGCAGTCCCATGAACACCGACGGCCTGGTCAGGGCGAGGAAGACCTTGTCCTCGGCGAGCTTGTCGTCCATGTCAGGCCGACCCGCCCATCCATCCGACGATCGTCGCGGCCGAGAAGATGATGCCGATCCCGATCAGCACCGTGACCGCCTTGCCCCAATCCATCCGCCCGGTCAGTTTGGCATAGCCGACGGCCATGACGGCGATCACACCGACCACCGAGGCGATCGTCACCATCCACTGCCGAATGGTGTTGAGGCCGGTCTGGATGGCGGTGCCGTCCTGCGCGAGCGCCGGCTGGGCGATCGCCATCAGAGCCACGACGCCGGCGACGCCGACGACTTGCCGGGCGCGGGCGTCGGACAGCATCCGTCCCATGTTGCGGGAAATTTCCATACGGGTCTCCATGGCTTGCGATTACCTCTCCAGGTCTGGGGTGATGGGTGCAGGCTCGATGTGCCGGACGGGGGTCGGTTCCCGAACCGACACGTCAAGGCCGCGCCGAAGCACGTCCGAGATCATCTGGCGGCTTTCGAGGGCCGCGGCGGTCGTTTGACCCACGTCACCGTCGAATACCTCGCCGAGGTGCCGTTCCATCACGGACTGCACCTCAAGCGCGTTGGCGAGGCGTGGCTCGGCCGCAATCCGCTCGGC
It encodes:
- a CDS encoding type IV secretion system protein VirB3, with the protein product MDDKLAEDKVFLALTRPSVFMGLPLEAILPIIMVCMVTWGVFHNPFYPLALFGALYFPARMICHYDFNAFRLWGLWFKTGFISKNRKFWGGGSYSPVRLAKGVRRKQFGND
- a CDS encoding TrbC/VirB2 family protein gives rise to the protein MEISRNMGRMLSDARARQVVGVAGVVALMAIAQPALAQDGTAIQTGLNTIRQWMVTIASVVGVIAVMAVGYAKLTGRMDWGKAVTVLIGIGIIFSAATIVGWMGGSA